GAATTGGTTGTTGCACGGTAACGGAAATATGCTTACTTCGGCATTTGCTTCTACTCCATTTTTAACAGAATCAACTTTTACAAATCAGCTTTCGGATCACGAATCTGAAAATGAAAAAAAAAGAGGAAGCCGTTGCTCAAGCAAAAAATGAAACACAACTAAATGAAGAAAATGCAGTTTCGGTTGCCCAAGCTTTTTTGTCTGAAACCAAAGAAGATTTTGAAATTGAAAAAATTGTAATTTTTTATAAAAATGGTACATTTAAATCTTTTAAACCTGAAAAATGATTTATACCGTATTTTTTTAAAAGTTTTAAGCTATTTATATCCTATTCGTATAAAAACTTTTCAATCTGAATTTTCAGGAAAATTAGAACTTACCTATTACGATGGTGCTTTAGTTTTAGATACACAAAAAACAAATTATTCGTACGGCAATTTGCAACGTTTATTAGCTGCTGGCTTAAAACAAATTCCGGAACGGGAAATAAATCGGTTTACAGAAATTCTGATTCTTGGCGTTGCTGGCGGAAGCGTAATAGAAACCTTGTATAAAAATCATTTTTATACAGGAAATATTGATGCGGTAGATATTGATCCGGTAGTTTTACAAATTGCTGAAGATTATTTTAACATCAATCAATTTACAAAATGTAAATTATGGGTTGCTGATGCGGCGCAATTTGTTGCACAAAGCACCAAGTTGTATGATTTGGTGCTGGTAGATTTATTTTTGGATGAGGTAATTCCTGATTTTGTGTTTACAGAACCTTTTTTAAATCAGCTAAAAAAACTTATTGCAACACAAGGTTACGTGCTATTTAATACCATTAAAACAAAAAATAAAGATGCTGGCATAAACGGGATGTTACATGCTGTTTTTGGAACAGATTACAACATATTGGTGCTTTCGCATCTAAATCCGTTTAATACCTTATATTTAATTCAGAAAAATACATAACGCTGATAAAATAAAAAAATCCGAAAGCAAGCTTTCGGATTTTTTTTAATGTTGGTTGGCTAAAAATAAGCGGGCTTTTTCTAAATCTTCTGCCGTATCAATGCCTAAACTTCCTTCGGTAGTTTCAATCATTTTAATGCGTTTGCCATATTCTAAATAACGTAATTGTTCAAGCTTTTCAGAAGCTTCAAGACTTAACATTGGCAAATTATAAAAATCTAGCAAAGCTGATTTTCTAAATGCATAAATTCCGATATGTTTCATATAACGCACGCCAACATTTGTTTCGCGCGGAAATGGAATTACGGAACGTGAAAAATACAATGCAAAACCGTTTTGATCGGTAACTACTTTTACGTGATTTGGATTGTTTATATCTTCTAAATCCGTAATTTGATACATAGCTGATGCTAAATCTACCTGTTTGGCTGTATCTTGTTTAAAAACCTCAACCAAATTTTGTAAGGTTTGTTTGTTAATAAAAGGTTCGTCACCTTGCACATTAACCACAACATCAACATCCATATTAGCAACTGCTTCGGCAATACGATCGCTTCCGCTTTCGTGTTGTTTTATACTCATAATAGCTTTTCCGTTGTTTTGGATAATTTCATTGTAAATTAACTCAGAATCGGTTACAACAAAAACGTCATCAAACAATTGGGTTGCTATAGCTGCTTGGTAGGTGCGTAAAATAACAGTTTTACCACCTAAATCTTGCATTAATTTTGCCGGAAAACGCGTAGATGCGTAACGAGCGGGAATTACAGCAATTATTTTCATTTTTATTCGGTTTGATCTTTAAATCCTATTAAATATAATTTGTCTTTTGCTCGGGTAATTGCGGTGTACAACCAACGAATATAAGCTTCGCTAATTCCATCGGGTAAATACGGTTTTTCTACAAAAACGGTATTCCAGTGCCCACCTTGTGATTTATGGCACGTAATGGCGTACGAAAATTTAACCTGCAAGGCGTTAAAATATTCGTTTTCGCGCATTTTTTGATGTTTTTTATATTGAGCGCGTTCGTTTTCATAATCCAACATAATTTCTTGATACAACTGATTTTGTTGTTGGTAGGTTAATGAAGGTGATTCGCTATATAACGTATCTAACAAAATCATAGTTTCAAAATCAGGTTCGTTGGGATAATCAATTAACCGAACCTTAACACGGGCAAATTTAAAACCATACAATTCAATGGTTTTATAAATTTGTAATACCTCAATAATATCGCCATTGGCTATAAAATCGGTATGTTTACTATCTTTTAACCAAAAGTAATTATTTTTTACTACCATCATATAATCGCCAGGCGAAATTTCAGATTCTCGGTCTAAAATACGCATACGAATTTGTTGGTTGTATTGGTTGGCACGCTTGTTTGAA
This genomic window from Flavobacterium agricola contains:
- the kdsB gene encoding 3-deoxy-manno-octulosonate cytidylyltransferase, producing MKIIAVIPARYASTRFPAKLMQDLGGKTVILRTYQAAIATQLFDDVFVVTDSELIYNEIIQNNGKAIMSIKQHESGSDRIAEAVANMDVDVVVNVQGDEPFINKQTLQNLVEVFKQDTAKQVDLASAMYQITDLEDINNPNHVKVVTDQNGFALYFSRSVIPFPRETNVGVRYMKHIGIYAFRKSALLDFYNLPMLSLEASEKLEQLRYLEYGKRIKMIETTEGSLGIDTAEDLEKARLFLANQH
- a CDS encoding spermidine synthase, which gives rise to MVHLNLLNLKNDLYRIFLKVLSYLYPIRIKTFQSEFSGKLELTYYDGALVLDTQKTNYSYGNLQRLLAAGLKQIPEREINRFTEILILGVAGGSVIETLYKNHFYTGNIDAVDIDPVVLQIAEDYFNINQFTKCKLWVADAAQFVAQSTKLYDLVLVDLFLDEVIPDFVFTEPFLNQLKKLIATQGYVLFNTIKTKNKDAGINGMLHAVFGTDYNILVLSHLNPFNTLYLIQKNT